A genome region from Thermomonospora amylolytica includes the following:
- a CDS encoding thiolase family protein — MPRTARDVVFVDGVRTPFGKAGPKGLYAETRADDLVVRAIRELLRRNPSLPPERVDEVAIAATTQTGDQGLTIGRSAAVLAGLPKSVPGYAIDRMCAGAMTAVTTTGAGIAFGAYDVAIAGGVEHMGRHPMGEGVDPNPRFLADKLVDPSALVMGATAENLHDRFPQITKERADAYAVRSQQKVAAAYAAGKIQPDLVPTAIRSAEKGWGLATEDEPPRPGTTLEDLARLKTPFRVGGKVTAGNAAGLNDGATACLLAAEEVAAELGLTARMRLVDYAFAGVEPEVMGVGPVPATERLLARNSLTMDDIGLIEINEAFAVQVLAFLEHFKIADDDPRVNPWGGAIALGHPLASSGVRLMNQLSRLFAERPDVRYGITTMCVGMGMGGTVLWENLAWEGAK; from the coding sequence GTGCCGCGTACCGCACGTGACGTCGTGTTCGTCGACGGCGTCCGCACTCCGTTCGGCAAGGCGGGCCCCAAGGGCCTGTACGCCGAGACCCGCGCCGACGACCTGGTGGTCCGCGCGATCCGGGAACTGCTGCGGCGCAATCCGTCGCTGCCTCCCGAGCGCGTCGACGAGGTCGCCATCGCCGCCACCACGCAGACCGGGGACCAGGGGCTGACCATCGGCCGCTCGGCCGCCGTGCTGGCCGGGCTGCCCAAGAGCGTTCCGGGCTACGCCATCGACCGGATGTGCGCCGGCGCCATGACCGCCGTCACCACCACGGGCGCGGGCATCGCGTTCGGGGCCTACGACGTGGCGATCGCCGGGGGCGTCGAGCACATGGGCCGGCACCCGATGGGCGAGGGCGTCGACCCCAACCCGCGGTTCCTGGCCGACAAGCTGGTCGACCCGTCCGCGCTGGTGATGGGCGCCACCGCGGAGAACCTGCACGACCGGTTCCCGCAGATCACCAAGGAGCGCGCGGACGCCTACGCGGTGCGCAGCCAGCAGAAGGTCGCCGCCGCCTACGCGGCCGGCAAGATCCAGCCGGACCTGGTGCCGACCGCGATCCGCTCCGCCGAGAAGGGCTGGGGGCTGGCCACCGAGGACGAGCCGCCGCGGCCCGGCACCACCCTGGAGGACCTGGCCAGGCTCAAGACCCCGTTCCGGGTGGGCGGCAAGGTCACCGCGGGCAACGCCGCCGGGCTCAACGACGGCGCCACCGCCTGCCTGCTGGCCGCCGAGGAGGTCGCCGCCGAGCTGGGGCTGACCGCCCGGATGCGGCTGGTGGACTACGCGTTCGCCGGGGTCGAGCCGGAGGTGATGGGCGTCGGCCCGGTGCCGGCCACCGAGCGGCTGCTCGCCCGCAACTCCCTGACCATGGACGACATCGGCCTCATCGAGATCAACGAGGCGTTCGCGGTGCAGGTGCTGGCGTTCCTGGAGCACTTCAAGATCGCCGACGACGACCCGCGGGTCAACCCGTGGGGCGGCGCGATCGCGCTGGGCCACCCGCTGGCCTCCTCCGGGGTCCGGCTGATGAACCAGCTCTCGCGGCTGTTCGCCGAGCGTCCCGACGTCCGGTACGGGATCACCACCATGTGCGTCGGCATGGGCATGGGCGGCACCGTGCTCTGGGAGAACCTCGCCTGGGAGGGCGCCAAGTGA
- a CDS encoding FAD-dependent oxidoreductase produces MARMADTRVAVIGSGPAGLYAAEALVKQTDGNVQVDVLDRLPSPYGLVRYGVAPDHTSIKSIARYLQRVLEHPAVRFFGCVELGTDVTREELLDCYDAVIYSTGAMVDRHLGVPGEQLPGSVAATDFVNWYCGHPDAADHAFDLSVEEVAVVGVGNVAVDVVRILAKSADELRETDVPEHVIEALAASRVRRVHLIGRRGPAQAKFTTKEARELGELANAEIHVRPEDMELDPASAELAERDRHVRGNIKVLQAWTEPPAGVKPRRIDVRFWLAPVEILGAGRVEALRLERTALDENGRVRGTGEFETLPVGMVVRSVGYQSVPLPGVPFDERSHVVPNKGGRIIDASGAQVPREYVAGWIKRGPTGVVGTNKSDAAETVANLLADLAAEDGRTPPQRRIEDLLESRACRVVTYTDWLNLDAAEMDLARRLNRGERVKLGHWDAMRAACHPR; encoded by the coding sequence ATGGCGCGCATGGCTGACACGCGGGTGGCGGTGATCGGATCGGGCCCGGCCGGGCTGTACGCGGCCGAGGCTCTGGTCAAGCAGACCGACGGGAACGTGCAGGTGGACGTGCTGGACCGGCTGCCGTCGCCGTACGGCCTGGTGCGGTACGGGGTCGCCCCCGACCACACCTCGATCAAGTCGATCGCCCGGTACCTGCAGCGGGTGCTGGAGCATCCGGCGGTGCGCTTCTTCGGCTGCGTGGAGCTGGGCACCGACGTCACCCGCGAGGAGCTGCTGGACTGCTACGACGCGGTCATCTACAGCACCGGCGCGATGGTGGACCGGCACCTGGGCGTCCCCGGCGAGCAGCTGCCGGGCAGCGTCGCCGCCACCGACTTCGTCAACTGGTACTGCGGGCATCCCGACGCCGCCGACCACGCCTTCGACCTGTCGGTGGAGGAGGTCGCGGTCGTCGGGGTGGGGAACGTGGCCGTCGACGTGGTGCGGATCCTCGCCAAGAGCGCCGACGAGCTGCGCGAGACCGACGTCCCCGAGCACGTGATCGAGGCGCTGGCGGCCAGCCGGGTGCGGCGCGTCCACCTGATCGGGCGGCGCGGCCCGGCGCAGGCCAAGTTCACCACCAAGGAGGCCCGCGAGCTCGGCGAGCTGGCCAACGCGGAGATCCACGTGCGGCCCGAGGACATGGAGCTGGACCCGGCCTCGGCCGAGCTGGCCGAACGGGACCGGCACGTGCGCGGCAACATCAAGGTGCTGCAGGCGTGGACCGAGCCCCCGGCGGGCGTCAAGCCGCGGCGGATCGACGTGCGGTTCTGGCTGGCCCCCGTGGAGATCCTCGGCGCGGGGCGGGTCGAGGCGCTGCGGCTGGAGCGGACCGCGCTGGACGAGAACGGGCGGGTGCGGGGCACCGGCGAGTTCGAGACCCTGCCGGTCGGGATGGTGGTCCGCTCGGTGGGCTACCAGAGCGTCCCGCTGCCGGGCGTGCCGTTCGACGAGCGCTCCCACGTGGTGCCGAACAAGGGCGGCCGGATCATCGACGCCTCCGGGGCGCAGGTGCCGCGCGAGTACGTGGCGGGCTGGATCAAGCGCGGCCCGACCGGGGTGGTCGGCACCAACAAGTCCGACGCCGCCGAGACCGTCGCCAACCTGCTCGCCGACCTGGCCGCCGAGGACGGCCGTACTCCCCCGCAGCGCCGCATCGAGGACCTGCTGGAGTCCCGCGCCTGCCGGGTCGTCACCTACACCGACTGGCTCAACCTGGACGCCGCCGAGATGGACCTGGCCCGCCGCCTGAACCGCGGCGAACGCGTCAAGCTGGGCCACTGGGACGCCATGCGCGCGGCCTGCCACCCCCGCTGA
- the hemE gene encoding uroporphyrinogen decarboxylase — translation MAADTTEPGTGRGPSQSAFIKACRREPVPHTPVWFMRQAGRSLPEYLRVREGVPMLEACARPDMIVEITLQPLRRYAVDAAIFFSDIVVPLKAIGVDLDIKPGVGPVIADPIRDRAGAAALRRLTPDDVPYVAEAVRALVGELGDTPLIGFAGGPFTLASYLIEGGPSKNHDRTKAMMYGEPELWAELMGRLADLTVDYLKVQIEAGASAVQLFDSWVGAVAPEDYRASVLPYARRIFAAIEPYGVPRIHFGVGTGELLGLMGEAGADVVGVDWRVPLDEAVRRVEPGKALQGNLDPAILFAPWEVIERRARDVLDRGRTAEGHVFNLGHGVLPTTDPDRLARLADLVHEASAR, via the coding sequence GTGGCTGCTGACACGACCGAACCCGGGACCGGCCGCGGGCCGTCCCAGAGCGCGTTCATCAAGGCCTGCCGCCGTGAGCCGGTGCCGCACACCCCGGTGTGGTTCATGCGCCAGGCCGGCCGCTCGCTGCCGGAGTACCTGCGGGTGCGCGAGGGCGTGCCGATGCTGGAGGCCTGCGCGCGGCCCGACATGATCGTGGAGATCACGCTGCAGCCGCTGCGCCGGTACGCGGTGGACGCGGCGATCTTCTTCAGCGACATCGTGGTCCCGCTCAAGGCGATCGGCGTGGACCTGGACATCAAGCCGGGCGTCGGCCCGGTGATCGCCGACCCGATCCGGGACCGGGCCGGCGCCGCCGCGCTGCGCCGGCTCACCCCCGACGACGTCCCCTACGTCGCCGAGGCGGTCCGCGCGCTGGTCGGCGAGCTGGGCGACACCCCGCTGATCGGGTTCGCCGGCGGGCCGTTCACCCTCGCGTCGTACCTGATCGAGGGCGGCCCGTCCAAGAACCACGACCGCACCAAGGCGATGATGTACGGCGAGCCGGAGCTGTGGGCCGAGCTGATGGGCCGCCTCGCCGACCTGACCGTCGACTACCTCAAGGTGCAGATCGAGGCGGGGGCGAGCGCGGTCCAGCTGTTCGACTCCTGGGTGGGCGCGGTGGCCCCGGAGGACTACCGCGCCTCGGTGCTGCCGTACGCACGCCGCATCTTCGCGGCGATCGAGCCGTACGGGGTGCCGCGCATCCACTTCGGGGTGGGCACCGGCGAACTGCTCGGCCTGATGGGCGAGGCCGGGGCGGACGTGGTGGGCGTCGACTGGCGGGTGCCGCTGGACGAGGCGGTCCGCCGGGTCGAGCCGGGCAAAGCCCTGCAGGGCAACCTCGACCCGGCGATCCTGTTCGCCCCGTGGGAGGTCATCGAGCGGCGCGCCCGCGACGTGCTGGACCGGGGCCGCACCGCCGAGGGCCACGTCTTCAACCTCGGCCACGGGGTGCTGCCCACCACCGATCCGGACCGGCTCGCCCGGCTGGCCGACCTGGTGCACGAGGCGTCGGCCCGCTAG
- a CDS encoding ribonuclease D — protein MGVSETEAASGSAGADAVPLLDPREGIPPVVADDAALERVIEMFAAGTGPVAVDAERASGYRYGQRAYLVQLRRQGAGTALIDPVACPDLSGLDAALADAEMVLHAAGQDLPCLAEVGLRPRRLFDTELAGRLLGYPKVGLGSMVREVLGYALEKGHSAADWSTRPLPEDWLRYAALDVELLIELRDALAGELERAGKLEWALEEFAAILATPPKAPRPDPWRRTSGVHRVRGRRQLAVVREVWEARDRLARERDLSPGRVLPDAAIVQLALEMPKTPAELLALSSMRNRGARRHQSVWLRAVNRARALPDAELPVPSQPGDGPPPTHRWAERDPEAAKRLSAARTVVAALADEHTMPAENLLQPDVVRRLAWSPPAEVTPATIGGALRALGARDWQVRLVATPLAKALIRLETKGEL, from the coding sequence GTGGGAGTGTCTGAAACCGAAGCCGCCTCCGGGAGCGCCGGTGCCGACGCGGTACCGCTGCTGGACCCCCGCGAGGGCATCCCCCCGGTCGTCGCCGACGACGCCGCTCTGGAACGCGTCATCGAGATGTTCGCGGCGGGCACCGGCCCGGTCGCGGTCGACGCCGAGCGGGCTTCGGGTTATCGCTACGGCCAGCGCGCCTATCTGGTGCAGCTGCGCCGGCAGGGGGCGGGCACCGCGCTGATCGACCCGGTCGCCTGCCCCGACCTGTCCGGGCTGGACGCGGCGCTGGCCGACGCGGAGATGGTGCTGCACGCCGCCGGGCAGGACCTGCCGTGCCTGGCCGAGGTGGGACTGCGGCCGCGGCGGCTGTTCGACACCGAGCTGGCCGGGCGGCTGCTGGGCTATCCCAAGGTCGGGCTGGGCTCGATGGTGCGCGAGGTGCTCGGGTACGCGCTGGAGAAGGGGCACTCGGCCGCCGACTGGTCCACCCGTCCGCTGCCGGAGGACTGGCTGCGGTACGCGGCGCTGGACGTGGAGCTGCTGATCGAGCTGCGCGACGCGCTGGCGGGCGAGCTGGAACGCGCCGGGAAGCTGGAGTGGGCGCTGGAGGAGTTCGCCGCCATCCTGGCCACCCCGCCCAAGGCGCCGCGCCCCGACCCGTGGCGCCGCACCTCCGGGGTCCACCGGGTGCGGGGCCGCCGCCAGCTCGCGGTGGTCCGCGAGGTGTGGGAGGCCCGCGACCGGCTGGCCCGCGAACGCGACCTGTCCCCCGGCCGGGTCCTGCCGGACGCCGCGATCGTCCAGCTCGCCCTGGAGATGCCCAAGACCCCGGCCGAGCTGCTGGCCCTGTCGTCGATGCGCAACCGCGGCGCCCGCCGCCACCAGTCGGTGTGGCTGCGCGCCGTGAACCGCGCCCGCGCCCTCCCCGACGCCGAGCTGCCCGTCCCCAGCCAGCCCGGCGACGGCCCGCCCCCCACCCACCGCTGGGCCGAGCGCGACCCCGAGGCCGCCAAGCGCCTGTCCGCCGCCCGGACCGTCGTCGCCGCCCTCGCCGACGAGCACACCATGCCCGCCGAGAACCTGCTGCAGCCCGACGTCGTCCGCCGTCTGGCCTGGTCGCCCCCCGCCGAGGTCACCCCCGCCACCATCGGCGGCGCCCTGCGCGCCCTCGGCGCCCGCGACTGGCAGGTCCGCCTGGTGGCCACCCCCCTCGCCAAAGCCCTCATCCGCCTGGAGACCAAGGGCGAGTTGTAA
- a CDS encoding 3-hydroxyacyl-CoA dehydrogenase NAD-binding domain-containing protein: MSEIKDLFTDEVVTRALVRDVALPYGAGTMALITLDNGHDHTKPSTFGPNGLLALNEALDAVAARDDIVAVGVTGKPFIFAVGADLKGVPLITEREQALAIARLGHDVFRRLGELDVPSFAFVNGAAMGGGVEVALHCTYRTISANVPAVALPETFLGLVPGWGGTYLLPNLIGPEKALKVIIENPLANNKTINGRQAYGLGIADAMFDAADFLEESLAWAARVVKGEVTVRRPQIDRGESWDKAIENARFALLNKPQAAPHRALELVAAARTATRDEGFAAEDEALADLIMSDELRAGLYAFDLTQKRAKRPAGAPDKALARKVTKVGVVGAGLMASQLALLFARRLEVPVVLTDLDQERLDKGVGYAHAEIDKLAAKGRVSSDKASRLKSLITGSLTKDAFADADFVIEAVFEEMSVKQQVFAEVEAVVSAECVLATNTSSLSVTEMAAKLRHPERVVGFHFFNPVAVLPLLEIVRGERTDDATLATAFAVGRQLKKSCVLVKDAPAFVVNRILLRLLAEIVKAVDEGTPIEVAERAAAPLGLPMPPFVLMGLVGPAIALHVNETLHAAFPDRFPLSDNLAKMVAAGKKGVYRPDFTLDPEVVEIFSGGTSPSTEEEVLRRAVEALAEEIRIMLDEGVVAEPQDIDLCMILGAGWPFHLGGVTPYLDRTGVSERVTGRRFLEPGIASLPA; encoded by the coding sequence GTGAGCGAGATCAAGGACCTGTTCACCGACGAGGTCGTCACCAGGGCCCTCGTCCGGGACGTGGCCCTGCCGTACGGCGCCGGCACCATGGCGCTGATCACCCTGGACAACGGCCACGACCACACCAAGCCCAGCACCTTCGGCCCGAACGGGCTGCTGGCGCTGAACGAGGCGCTGGACGCGGTCGCCGCCCGCGACGACATCGTGGCGGTGGGCGTCACCGGCAAGCCGTTCATCTTCGCGGTCGGCGCCGACCTCAAGGGCGTGCCGCTGATCACCGAGCGGGAGCAGGCGCTGGCCATCGCCAGGCTGGGACACGACGTGTTCCGGCGGCTCGGCGAGCTGGACGTCCCGTCGTTCGCGTTCGTCAACGGCGCGGCGATGGGCGGCGGCGTCGAGGTGGCGCTGCACTGCACCTACCGGACCATCTCCGCGAACGTCCCGGCGGTGGCGCTGCCGGAGACCTTCCTCGGGCTGGTGCCCGGCTGGGGCGGCACCTACCTGCTGCCCAACCTGATCGGCCCGGAGAAGGCCCTCAAGGTCATCATCGAGAACCCGCTGGCCAACAACAAGACGATCAACGGCCGGCAGGCGTACGGGCTGGGCATCGCCGACGCGATGTTCGACGCCGCCGACTTCCTGGAGGAGTCGCTGGCCTGGGCCGCCCGGGTGGTCAAGGGCGAGGTCACGGTCCGCCGTCCGCAGATCGACCGGGGCGAGTCCTGGGACAAGGCCATCGAGAACGCCCGGTTCGCGCTGCTGAACAAGCCGCAGGCCGCCCCGCACCGGGCGCTGGAGCTGGTCGCCGCCGCCAGGACCGCCACCCGCGACGAGGGCTTCGCCGCCGAGGACGAGGCGCTGGCCGACCTCATCATGAGCGACGAGCTGCGCGCCGGGCTGTACGCGTTCGACCTGACCCAGAAGCGCGCCAAGCGGCCCGCCGGGGCGCCGGACAAGGCGCTGGCCCGCAAGGTCACCAAGGTCGGCGTGGTCGGCGCGGGCCTGATGGCCAGCCAGCTCGCGCTGCTGTTCGCCCGCCGGCTGGAGGTCCCGGTCGTGCTGACCGACCTGGACCAGGAGCGGCTGGACAAGGGCGTGGGCTATGCGCACGCCGAGATCGACAAGCTGGCCGCCAAGGGCCGGGTCTCCTCCGACAAGGCCTCCCGGCTCAAGTCGCTGATCACCGGGTCGCTGACCAAGGACGCCTTCGCCGACGCCGACTTCGTGATCGAGGCGGTCTTCGAGGAGATGTCGGTCAAGCAGCAGGTGTTCGCCGAGGTCGAGGCGGTGGTGTCGGCCGAGTGCGTGCTGGCCACCAACACCTCCTCGCTGTCGGTCACCGAGATGGCGGCCAAGCTCAGGCACCCCGAGCGGGTGGTGGGCTTCCACTTCTTCAACCCGGTCGCGGTGCTGCCGCTGCTGGAGATCGTCCGCGGCGAGCGCACCGACGACGCGACGCTGGCCACCGCGTTCGCGGTCGGCAGGCAGCTCAAGAAGTCCTGTGTGCTGGTCAAGGACGCCCCGGCGTTCGTGGTCAACCGGATCCTGCTGCGGCTGCTGGCCGAGATCGTCAAGGCGGTCGACGAGGGCACCCCGATCGAGGTGGCCGAGCGCGCCGCCGCGCCGCTGGGCCTGCCGATGCCGCCGTTCGTGCTGATGGGCCTGGTCGGCCCGGCGATCGCGCTGCACGTCAACGAGACCCTGCACGCGGCCTTCCCGGACCGGTTCCCGCTGTCGGACAACCTGGCCAAGATGGTCGCCGCGGGCAAGAAGGGCGTCTACCGCCCCGACTTCACCCTCGACCCCGAGGTGGTGGAGATCTTCTCCGGCGGCACCAGCCCCTCCACCGAGGAGGAGGTGCTGCGCCGCGCGGTCGAGGCCCTCGCCGAGGAGATCCGGATCATGCTGGACGAGGGCGTGGTGGCCGAGCCGCAGGACATCGACCTGTGCATGATCCTGGGCGCGGGCTGGCCGTTCCACCTGGGCGGCGTCACCCCGTACCTGGACCGCACCGGCGTGTCCGAGCGGGTCACCGGCCGCCGCTTCCTCGAGCCGGGGATCGCCTCCCTGCCGGCCTGA
- a CDS encoding DUF3000 domain-containing protein: MTAGRPPGAATESAEPAGPAPFRRAVATLQAILSGEPIRPELQLAEMPAPQRLAPYAAALEGSVVRDGDEVAGGRLIVLYDPDGRDGWTSGFRVVAYIQADLEPEIASDELIGSVAWSWLTEALEAAGYADASGTITRAVSESFGAKRDDPSTTELEIRASWSPTGDDLTGHVTAWCEVMCTAAGLPPAGVSALPDRSGGARP, from the coding sequence ATGACCGCCGGGCGGCCGCCCGGCGCGGCCACCGAATCCGCCGAACCCGCCGGGCCCGCCCCGTTCCGGCGGGCGGTGGCCACCCTGCAGGCGATCCTGTCCGGCGAGCCGATCCGGCCGGAGCTGCAACTGGCCGAGATGCCGGCCCCGCAGCGGCTGGCGCCGTACGCGGCGGCGCTGGAGGGCTCGGTGGTCCGCGACGGCGACGAGGTCGCCGGCGGACGGCTGATCGTGCTGTACGACCCGGACGGCCGGGACGGCTGGACCAGCGGGTTCCGGGTGGTCGCCTACATCCAGGCGGACCTGGAGCCGGAGATCGCCTCCGACGAGCTGATCGGCAGCGTGGCGTGGAGCTGGCTGACCGAGGCGCTGGAGGCCGCCGGGTACGCCGACGCCTCCGGCACCATCACCCGGGCGGTGTCGGAGAGCTTCGGCGCCAAACGGGACGACCCGTCGACGACCGAGCTGGAGATCCGCGCCTCCTGGTCGCCGACCGGAGACGACCTGACCGGCCATGTGACGGCCTGGTGCGAGGTGATGTGCACGGCGGCGGGCCTGCCCCCGGCGGGGGTCAGCGCGCTGCCGGACCGATCCGGTGGTGCACGCCCGTAG
- a CDS encoding amino acid permease, which produces MSLLRTKPVEQSIRDTEEPGHRLKRDLTATDLVVFGVGVVIGTGIFVLTGRVARDYAGPGVAFSFAFAAIACALAALCYAEFASTVPVAGSAYTFSYATFGEFPAWIIGWDLILELALAAAVVAVGWSGYAQSLLTTMGIPLPDNLAGEDAVFNLPAVFVVLVVTVVLVLGIKISSRFNEIVVAIKVAVILLVIVAGLFFVKAENYTPFIPPSQENPATEGLKAPLIQVLFGVPPVSFGWLGIFAAVAVVFFAYIGFDIVASAAEESRRPQRDLPIGIIGSLAVCTVLYVAVSLVVVGMQNYSRLSQDAPLADAFKAVGQSWAATLISVGAIAGLTTVVLILLLGQSRVFFAMSRDGLLPQWLSAVHPRFRTPYRTTILVGVVVAVLAGLIPLSELAELVNIGTLFAFVLVSIGVVVLRRTRPDLPRSFRTPFVPVVPILSVLACLFVMLNLPVETWLRFAGWLVLGAVLYFAYGYRNSRLAAPKAPAPGD; this is translated from the coding sequence GTGAGCCTGTTGCGTACCAAGCCCGTCGAGCAGTCGATCCGGGACACCGAGGAGCCCGGGCACCGGCTGAAGCGGGATCTGACCGCCACGGACCTGGTGGTCTTCGGCGTCGGGGTGGTCATCGGAACCGGGATCTTCGTGCTGACCGGGCGGGTCGCCCGGGACTACGCGGGGCCGGGGGTGGCGTTCTCGTTCGCGTTCGCCGCGATCGCCTGCGCGCTGGCCGCCCTGTGCTACGCCGAGTTCGCCTCGACCGTGCCGGTGGCGGGGTCGGCGTACACGTTCTCCTACGCCACGTTCGGCGAGTTCCCCGCCTGGATCATCGGGTGGGACCTGATCCTGGAGCTGGCGCTGGCCGCCGCCGTGGTCGCGGTCGGCTGGTCGGGGTACGCCCAGTCGCTGCTGACCACGATGGGCATACCGTTGCCGGACAACCTGGCGGGCGAGGACGCCGTCTTCAACCTCCCGGCGGTGTTCGTCGTGCTGGTGGTCACCGTGGTGCTGGTGCTGGGGATCAAGATCTCCTCGCGGTTCAACGAGATCGTGGTGGCGATCAAGGTCGCGGTGATCCTGCTGGTGATCGTGGCGGGGCTGTTCTTCGTCAAGGCCGAGAACTACACGCCGTTCATCCCGCCCTCCCAGGAGAACCCGGCCACCGAGGGGCTCAAGGCGCCGCTGATCCAGGTGCTGTTCGGGGTGCCGCCGGTGAGCTTCGGCTGGCTGGGGATCTTCGCCGCGGTCGCGGTGGTCTTCTTCGCCTACATCGGCTTCGACATCGTCGCCTCGGCGGCCGAGGAGTCCCGCCGGCCGCAGCGGGACCTGCCGATCGGCATCATCGGCTCGCTGGCGGTGTGCACCGTCCTGTACGTGGCGGTGTCGCTGGTCGTGGTGGGGATGCAGAACTACAGCCGGCTCAGCCAGGACGCCCCGCTGGCCGACGCGTTCAAGGCGGTCGGGCAGTCCTGGGCGGCCACCCTGATCAGCGTCGGGGCGATCGCCGGGCTGACCACCGTGGTGCTGATCCTGCTGCTGGGGCAGAGCCGGGTGTTCTTCGCGATGAGCCGGGACGGGCTGCTGCCGCAGTGGCTGTCGGCGGTGCATCCGCGGTTCCGCACCCCGTACCGCACGACGATCCTGGTCGGGGTCGTGGTGGCGGTCCTGGCCGGGCTGATCCCGCTGTCGGAGCTGGCCGAGCTGGTCAACATCGGCACGCTGTTCGCGTTCGTGCTGGTGTCGATCGGGGTCGTGGTGCTCCGGCGGACCAGGCCCGACCTGCCGCGCTCCTTCCGCACCCCGTTCGTGCCGGTGGTGCCGATCCTGTCGGTGCTGGCCTGCCTGTTCGTGATGCTGAACCTGCCGGTGGAGACCTGGCTGCGGTTCGCCGGCTGGCTGGTGCTCGGCGCGGTCCTGTACTTCGCCTACGGGTACCGCAACAGCCGCCTGGCCGCACCGAAGGCGCCGGCCCCGGGGGACTGA